Proteins encoded in a region of the Devosia sp. RR2S18 genome:
- a CDS encoding TetR/AcrR family transcriptional regulator, with product MSTSSNSPYHHGNLRQALLEAALIILAKEGEAGLGLRDLARAVGVSPAAPYRHFDSRAALLEALAVTGFQRFTLAMETVAASQPHNPMAAMGKTYVKFALENPNLFRLMFSPQLRKDKRPGLRIAADAAYRTLRHITGGDVGETRVAALAAWARVHGLAVLLLDGQIAMEAGEDLEALISEIIGQD from the coding sequence ATGTCAACATCGTCTAACTCCCCTTATCATCATGGCAACCTCAGGCAGGCGCTGCTGGAAGCCGCGCTCATCATTTTGGCTAAGGAAGGAGAAGCCGGGCTGGGTCTCCGTGATCTGGCTCGCGCCGTCGGTGTTTCTCCCGCGGCCCCCTATAGGCACTTCGATAGCCGGGCGGCGCTCCTCGAGGCGCTGGCGGTGACCGGCTTCCAGCGGTTTACTCTGGCCATGGAAACGGTGGCGGCAAGCCAGCCGCACAATCCCATGGCGGCGATGGGCAAGACCTATGTGAAGTTCGCGCTGGAAAACCCCAACCTCTTCCGGCTGATGTTTTCGCCGCAACTGCGCAAGGACAAGCGGCCGGGCCTCCGCATAGCGGCGGATGCAGCCTATCGGACGCTGCGCCATATCACTGGTGGCGATGTCGGCGAGACCCGCGTGGCAGCCCTCGCTGCCTGGGCGCGGGTCCATGGACTCGCCGTGTTGCTGCTCGATGGGCAGATTGCCATGGAGGCGGGCGAGGATCTCGAAGCGCTGATCAGCGAGATCATCGGGCAGGACTAG
- a CDS encoding DUF2214 family protein, whose amino-acid sequence MLDLVLAIAHHLAVFTLAGVLAAEFALVRPGLAGATIRQLAGLDAAYGAIALLVIAIGVLRVFFGASGVEFYLSNHSFWGKMAAFIAVGLLSIPPTLKFRSWAKSLASEPSFVPSAGDLTTARRFVHLQAGVFVLVLIFAAAMARGYGVT is encoded by the coding sequence ATGCTAGACCTCGTCCTCGCCATTGCCCACCATCTTGCGGTTTTCACCCTGGCTGGCGTGCTAGCTGCCGAGTTCGCCTTGGTACGGCCGGGGCTTGCGGGCGCCACTATCCGGCAACTCGCGGGGCTCGACGCCGCCTATGGCGCTATTGCCCTGCTGGTGATCGCAATTGGCGTGCTCCGGGTTTTCTTCGGCGCCAGCGGTGTCGAGTTCTACCTTTCCAACCATTCCTTTTGGGGAAAGATGGCGGCCTTCATCGCGGTGGGGCTACTCAGCATTCCGCCCACTCTCAAATTCCGCAGCTGGGCCAAGTCACTCGCGAGTGAACCCAGTTTTGTGCCATCGGCAGGAGACCTGACCACGGCTCGGCGCTTTGTGCACCTGCAGGCGGGGGTCTTCGTCCTGGTCCTGATCTTCGCCGCTGCCATGGCGCGCGGCTATGGCGTGACCTAG